tcaacagattgcaaaaaaagtttaattaatttgaattttgactatgataaaaagagtcaagcatgccagtgttcaattaaatggtagtgtgaatgaaatgaaattcctagttcatgaatgtgttcttgaattatatatttgaagaacaattcataatttcatatttcaatttgggattcccgatttgtcccaaaatcccgaaaatatttcgggattcccgaaatttgggattcccgaaaatttggtttgggattggtcttcaaattcccgtcccgaaaaatttcggtttgggattcgggatactagtttcggtatggtatcccataccgaaccacccctatgTGGGACAGTAAACATAtatagagtaatgttattcataccatgtttttatatcatatttctataccactttagaaaaatttgattaatcatttgaaaattttgcacatcatttgaaaaatttgcaaaacccaaggaaatgaagaagaaaaatttctcatataccacaatcatcatttaattaactaatttttcttaattattagtttattaaatgatgaactaaatttaaaatctaattaattcaaatgatgtggctgtctacatcaaatgtcacctaagatggtataaaaatatggtacaaaaatatggtatgaatatcattactctATATATTGACATGTTCTCCAAGTGGTCTTAGCCATGAGTGTTCATGGCTTCCCAGACCATGCTCTTCGGGACTGGATTGAACAACATTACAAACCATTTTTGaacaacaataaataaatttttcttATCACACACAAATCAAACCGAGAAAACCCTTCTGTTCACAcggtctattttttttttctttggaacCCAAAAAAAGAACCCGGTAATACATTGGGAAAATCTCAgatttgatttgggttttttgaatttgttttcaaactctctctttatctctcaatttctattttaagggtatattagtattttcatataatttttttgttataattatcataaacttAAAAGAGTGGTTATAGTTCTATATGGGGtttaaattttagttaattttccaaatttcccaacaCATACTTATTACACGtcacatttgctttttcaattagaatttttctTAATCAACCCATATAGATTCCCATATACCCTCAGACCCACTCTTaacatacaccccacattttctatGTACATGCTACACTCTTCAATTCTTAAGTGCAAatacatattttatatttttatttttacgcCCGACACACTTCACATCTTTGAATTATAAGATGGCTtctattgtcacatcccggctcggatccccaccacatcccgggctcgactccaccgtaacacgatattgtctgctttaggccccgaccacgccctcacggttttgtttttgggaactcacacgagaacttcccagtgggtcacccatcatgggaatgctctcgcccgaactcgtttaacttcggagtttctacaaaatctgaaaccagtgagctcccaaaaggcctcatgctaggtagagatgagaatatatatataaggcttacatgatccacttccctgggtgatgtgagatgttacatcTATGTTGTTTCTCCTCCCTTTCAAAGAACGAAGATTTAGATTTGAGAATTcataattgatgatttttttttttttttttttttttgaaaacctcATGAAGACATCGATTTCATGTTCCATTTgtccaaaatatatatttttcaatctTGTGAAGATAAGAACTtttaagaggttgggctacttctaatattgccaattggttttgtgGTAGAATTCtaatttcttcatggtatcagagtaggttGGCTCACGTGTGAAACCCAAAGCCTACGCGTGCTCCACATCACTCAGTTCATGTTGTCTATGTGTttgacttgaaaattcgccacacatgAGAAGGCGATTGTgaatgtgaaaataaaagaGTATCTCATATTAGTGAAAAGAGAAACATTACAAGAGTTTATAAAAGATTGAACTTGTTTATTAGGATTTATGAGTCATTTGGAACTTTTTTTCAAACCTTATGAGATTGAAACTATCATTGCATATTAGGATGAGATGCTTTTATTCTAATAAAAAACCCttaaagaaattgaaaactAGTGGTGGGTTGGAATCCGTAGAGTATAGTGGACGGTGGGAGTGGTACGCAGTACGGTGAAAAAACGTGGCTACTGTCGGGAGAGGGGATGAGGGCATATGAAGTGGCGAAATGATGGGATGGTGGGAATCCGGATCGCGGCATACGAGCGGCGGTGCTTTTAACATTTAGGAATAATGATGGGCCCCTTTCTCACCATCAGATTCCCTCCCTTGTCTTCTTCCTTTAATtccaatttcttttcatttttcttttacactatgtttggatgagggaaataaacatggaattttggtaaaagtcagaatttataaattaacaagcatcaattctcttgtttggatttataagcatagaaattgagaatttccgcatggaaaaaaaacttggaatttgggacatccaaatcccaagttcaaattccatgtaaataggtgttatttctcaatttctatgattgagagtttaaaaataacaaattatgtattcaattccattattcttttaagttaaccaaacaagaaaatttacaaattatagaaaataaaatctcgtcatttcaatttccgtcatttttaaattccttagtaatcttaaatttcttcacccaaacatagtgttaTTTCTTTCAACCCTGTTCTTCCTAGCCTTTCACAACTCCCCAGTCTTCACTCTAAAAAATATCCGCTAATGCTATAGaggttaattttttaaaattaaatttgtaaatcaaatgatgtgattatagatgattgaattattaattaagtgttaattaatgtATTTGTTTCTTACTGGTGAGGCATAATTTGGTTTgcaatttgattttaaaaagtGATGCTCGGTTCCCTTGTGGcttagagtaaattgtagcaatggttcctcaactttaatcaaattggagcaatggtccctcaacttatcaaaatgtgtaactatagtcattttcatcaatttcatcaaaattttgtcaaaataagttatgttggaataacCATTTACATAATAAGGGTCCCTCAACTAATCAAAGTGTGTaattatggtcatttttgtcaactacatcaaaaattttgtcaaaaagagttatgttggaaggaccattgttacaattgggttaaagttaagggaccacttctccagttgaattaaagttgagggacctatggtaatggatttttagttgaggaaccatagctgcacgttttgatgagttgagggaccaatgctaatggatttttagttgagggaccattgctccaattgagttaaagttaggGGATCatagctacaatttactctgTGGCTTATTTGTTCTTTGCTagtcctctttcttttttctaagaATAGAATATTCTGCTAAGTTTATCATCGAATGATGTGTTTGTATGCATACGTATTTGAATAAACGGCATACTAACACACCATTTGGTGAAAGAATTTAATATGTGTAACATCACTCTATAAAATAAGTGTCTATAGCTCATTTACTGCATTATATTGGATAGATCATTATaaattttgcaaattaaaatcTTTGTGACTCATTAACATGGCTTTAATGACTCGTGTAATTTAGGCACAAATCTTATGAACTGGCACAATTTTACCTAGCTAAAAGCCCTGCTACGTATGAATGTTATAACAAGGGTTGAGCCGTCTAAGTGGGGAGATTTGATGATGAAAGTGAACTAGATAATGCACGCAATAGTGGACAGGCCCATATTGGTTTCCATTCAAGAGACCCAAAAGTCAATGCTTTGGAGAttgattcaaaataaaattaatgccTTGGATTTGGAGTGCGATTACTAACCGCACTCATATTGTCTCTCCACTCGCATCTACTCACTTGCAAATCATAAGTTTgagagttttatcacaaaatgtctaggtataattaaaaataaaatcaatcaaCGGACATTAATTAACAAGGATGTGTGAGAAGctaaaaatatgtgtttattaTTTCCCTAATGTATATgctatctttctttttttgacaaatgttaGGATACGCGGGTTATCGAACATGATACTTCTTCCTACCAAGTGATGATAACTACCACTAAACTAAAAGCTAGTTGATGTAGAAGGCTTTTAAGAGAAGGGATTCCCCTTTTTTCAAAATGAGAATTAGTTGtgaaattcacaccacatcaaacTTCTACTATCCGAATCGTctttttttcaagttgcacctcttaGATTatcattgcaaaatattagctaaaTCGGAAATCTGCTATGCACACATAAGCAGGAACACTTTAAAAAGGGCGAAATAACCGAAAAGTTTGGGGTGCAAACATATGAAAAGAACCTGTGAGGGGCAGCATTGTAAGCAAGAAcaagttttaacaaaatttgtATTTCCATTGCTTGAAGATGTTAGGAGCATGAAAACTACAAATCTACAGAAAGGATAACAACTAGTCCAAAACTGCCCTCTTTCAATTGGGCTCAAAGCATTTACACTTCGGCGTCAATCTTGATGAAAATGAGTAGTCAGAACATCTGAGACTGAGAAAGCCATTGAAAGAGTCGACCTCGAAAAGTTCTTTTAGCTTATCATCACAAACGGTTCTCCGCTTATCAGTCAGATCCTTGAAGGCAAGAAAAACAGCCAAAAAAGCAGGCGTGAGATAAAAAGTCAGCACCAAGATATAGTGGGACTCTAAAGCAAAGGCAATATAATAGATAAGAGTCACTAAAGTGTCTCCATTAACAAGATTTAATAAGTCCTCTAGATATTTCTACCCCATTGAACTTCAAGGAACTGGAAAAAAGGTGAAATAGCGATAGGCAAAAAAGTTAACGAGCTCTATCATGATCTGAAAGTGTTGGACCCACAACGATTAGATGACAGATCCAAAACTACTAGGCATGACATCGATTTTGGATTCTAAAACCTGGAGGAACACGATACTGATATTTGACCAAATAGAGAACTGTGATGTGATGATACTCTTGTGCAAGGGTACTAATAAATAGTATTACAACTATcagaacaagaaaaaaatgggACGGATAAAGATAATTGACAACGCCAACAAATGGATACTTGTGTTTTGAGGTTTGACCTTTAGGGAGTTTAAAAGCTGACAATGGGACAAGAGTCGAGGGTTACATGACTCATTAAGCTGAAGAATGACTTCTAAATAGATATTTCATCCTCACGCCTCAGCCTAACTCGACATTCATAACTTTCATTCACCAGATCACAGTAGCCGTGCATTATACTTGGCCTTTGCATATCTTGGTATTAATTATGAAATGACAATGCCTCTGTACCAACCTCAATGACAATGAACTATGTTTCATGAACAAAATTGCAAGATAAATGCTAGAAATATTAGCATAGGTAAGAGGGATAAGCTAGAGTACATACGACACACGAAAACCCACTAAGTGAACTCGTCATTAAATACCAACCATTTTCTAGCTGCAAGGTCTGGTGTGTAATCACAAAAGCATTCTAGAATCATTTGCAGTGACAAGAAACTGACCTTGGCTTTTTTAGTGTCGAGCTGAAGGAAGCAAAATAAGCATTATGTCTatgaaaatgttttaaattaCCATTTTTATACATTTGGGCAAAGATTCATTTCCTCACTGCTCAGgattttcagaaataatatatGAGCTCATATCCGGGTGattaacaaaactaaaactATTCAACATTATGCTCTTGAAAGAGCATAGGTTTGAACAGGAACATTGCAGTACCTGTAGATCATTTTGTTTTAAGTACTCCCGCAGTCTCTTACCCCAGCATGTGATAACAACCTTTCCCAGTTATTAAGGAATTTCAAAACAGAATTCGAAAGTGGTAGGGAAGACAGAAGACCAGAATCACCATTCTTcactgttttttttgtttttctaagaGCCATCTAAATCTAAATATTGAAATGGTGGTGGGTCAGACTATGTTATTAGCACAAGTTCATAACTGAAAGCACCTTGGTTCATTTCTTAACATCTTATTTGGATTAATCCAGTACCAGCATGCGGGATGTGGTATGAATGCACAATAACTTTGCAAACCAACAAAGTTTGATAACCTGAAGACCTGAATTTATTTatctcaccttcttcttcctcctcttcagaCTGCTTTTCCTTTTGTGAAGTGTTGTCTGGAGCTGCTAGATTACATGTAATACAGTTTGTCAAACTACTGAAGCAGATACCATGAAATTTGTCAAAACTTCAACACAAGACTATATGTATTCTATGACAGCAGAACATGGATGGCATGGTATACACTTCTGATGACCAGACCTGGTAAATGAATAAAATTCTCGAGAAAATTGATCACTTTAATCACTTGACATGTAAAGAAACAGAAAGCAGCGGTATGTGGATAAAGGCACACTTCAAAACATGTTTAAGTAGTCATTCGAAGATGAATGTGCAGCCCTGGATGAAATGTAGGGAATACTCTTTACCGTGTTCCATTCTGTCCAACATGTGTGGGAGAGGAAGCACAATAATTAAGTAGTTCATTCCTTCGGCACTTTCCTATCAAGCTATTTATATATCATAATCCATATGCACGAAAAATGGAAATGAATGCGCAAAAAGAATTATATCCAAGAAACAGTTCCCCACTCTACACAATGCAATTTGATTCATCTGTGCTGAAAACTGCAGGATTTATGACAATCAAACATCTTGAACTACAAGTGTGTGGCAAAATGTTTATTTATTGAAGATGTATACCTTCTTCACTTAAGGGCAATATGTGCTTGGACAGAGCTTTATTCATTTGAAACATATTGATACAATCAACATCAAAAAGGCCACGCAATGACTCATCACATATTATATCTCGTTTATTCTTTGGATCTTGCAAATTGTTCTCCCGGATATAAATCCAAAGTTTCTTCACGACCTAATTCATGAAAGAATAGAATGAGCGAGGAATGAGTTTTGAAAGCATACTTTAACAAATACTggttaaataaaagaaatttccCTCTTTCTTTTGGGGTCAAAGTGGTTTCTTGAAAATCTAAAATTAATACCTCTGTTCTGGCCAATGCTGACACTCCAGTGAACTTTTGAAGTTCTGGAGAAAGGCTGCATAATTTGGTAAAGCCACCTCCACCTCCCCTTTTCTTGACTTCTTTATCCACTTTAGTAGACCTACTTGATAATACACTCAATTAGAACAAATAAACATCAGAaccatttttaaaagaaaataaactctACCACCTTGGAACCAGGTATATGGTCCTACCAGCCATAGATGTTGATACGAATATAAAATAGGTTACTATGGACCCCAATATATCCATTATACAATAAACAGTAAACAACTACTTTTTTTTGAGAGCGGGGAGGGGGAAGTTGGGAGAAATTCAAAGAATCACAAGTAACAACTGTACGGATGTTATCTTCTGAGAAAGTAAATAAGATGATAAATGAATTCATTGACTGGACTCAGAAATTACAGTTTTGGATCTCTAGGAACTCTGATTTTGCCTGGTTATGTAAATAAGTCACGaataaatcataatttaatCTTTACAAACCTTCAAGATATAAGATTAAACTTTCAAACTCTGAAAATGCATAATAGATAAACTAAATAAATAGTGGAAACAATGAGAAGGCCAACGAAACCAAAAACCTACACGAAAATGGGTAAGAcatgaattaaaaaaacaaaccttcgtttcttgttttcttttcgtCTACTAACTTTTTTAACCTccacctcctcttcttcctcctgtTCCGCTACATTACTTACATCTCCTTCAGAGATAGAATGATCACTTTCTTCCACTTTCTTCTTTTGCTTTACAGGTTCTGAGTTACATCATGCTATGGTGTTAAGATCTCAAATAAATACTATACCATGCACAACTCACACTAGTCAAGGTAAATGACAAGGAACATTATAAGGGTACCATTGCATGAAATACAGCAATGATCCCAATTGGAAGACTTTTTTGTGACAGATGttgtaaaagattaaaaatcCCATCCTAATGCACACACTGAAAAAGGGATTAGCTTATGAGATACAGAAAGTCAAAATaacgaagaaaagaaaaaaagaaatcatgattcaaaacaaaaaatcataaatttaaaGAATCATGGTTTTCTTTATGCTTTATAGCCAACTGCTATTTGTTATATTTAGTACTCTACTTTCTGAAGAGAACAGAAATTAGTGTGAATATGCCTTCTGCGTGGTGAAGAAACCAATCACATGAATGAAGTACACTGTAAGTGTATGTTTTCCACATAACAAACACTGTAAGCGTATGTTTCCATCCTATCATAACCAATCACATGAACAAATGATTAGTAATATAGCCTGTCCTCTGTGACTTACGGTAGAAAATAGCATGTGCTATAAAAATGTCTGTTCTTTACTTTCATTGAGTGCACGTTTAAGTGTAGTGGAGTTCAAATGCATGTCATGAAGCTGCATATACCATGTTCATCAAACAAAGAGgaacaaacaaaatgaaaagtaGAGATTATTGAGCACAAATCCATATGAAAACATAAGGggtaagaaaataatataaacaagTAAATAATGAACCACGAGAATTGGGTCACATATGAGTGTCATCAGAAAAATGAGGAAAAGAATTCTGGACATACCATCTTCCCTGCTAAGTGGCCATATATGCTTGGAGAGGACTTTATTCATTTGAAACATATTAATAGAATTAACACGGAACAGGGAATGTAGTGATTCATCGCATCTAAtgtttcttctattttttgggTCCTGCAAATCCTTTTCCCGGATATAGGCCCAAATTCTCTTGACCACCTAAGAATGAAAGAGGGTGAATAAGCATGACATCTTGGTTCCGTCCAAATGAAAGATGCATTGACAagtaaacaacaaaaaattgctTAACAAATTATACCTCTGTTCTTGCCATTTCGGGCACCCCAACAAATtcttgaagttgtggagacaagCTACATATTTTATTGAAGCCACCTCTTTTGACAACAACTTTATCCACCCTATTTGGAAATATAACACAGCTTAGAAAAGGTAGAGCCCAGCGCAAATACATATTTCCAGAGCAACATATATCATATACTCTATCGTGCGGGTAAAAGTAACCATACACAGAAAAAAGTATATAGATTAGGTCCGAGAGGTAACAATGATATGTAGACTAGTAAGAAATACAACATATTAAagatagaagaaaagaaagatctGTGAATAGTAAAGGGTCGTTCGTTATACTCTACAGGTTATTATGTTCTTTTGTGTCTGATTGTATTGTGTaggaaaaagagggaacatAACAATAAACACTCAGAAAACTCATTCTTCTAGAATCAATTTAAGCAAATCCTCATCCCCGAAGTTTTCATAGATAACAGCCTTACTCTGAGAAATTCTACAATCATATTAAACAATTAGCTTATAATTGAATGCAACTTAACAATCCTTAAAGCACTCTCAAGATATATGTTTTACTTACTAAAGAATGCATGTTAGCTATGCAAGTGTAGTCAGTATATGAGCTTTCTCAATGTAGCACAATATCCTTCACTTGTCAGTGTAGTCATGACATGAGCTTCAATTCTGTTGTTATAATgctctaaataaataaaatttatgctAAACAGAAGTAACTACGGAATTCTTAGGCATACAAGTAATAGAATTGTCAAAGGGATTTACAATAACTAAGGTGGACTTTAAGGGCCATATCTCTAGATACAAATTCAGTTAGAACTCAATTTGATTAGTAAGGAATGCTAAGAATCTGAACTTACAACATTGGCATTTTCAATTCACTGTCAACAAGTACACTTGCATATACAATACTTCACTATACATTGACATCTCATATACTCCGAACCATATCTAAATATACTACAGCTTAAAACCGGTATACTCAAAAATCTTAGGAGCCTTTTCAGTTGcagaacaagaaagaaagacGGACTGCTGTCAGTTTGCAACCAGTCCAAAAGCCTCAGTATTTGATAATTCAATGAGCATTGAGATTTTAGACGATGCACTACAGTACCACTTTCAAGTATGGACATGTAGAAACGCCAAAAAACACTCATCATTTCAACTGCAACTAAATAACTATAAGCTAACATAAAAAATGCAATACAAACAATGTTGATATGGTTTAACACAACAAAAGGACATCAACTTTCAAAAATTTCTCAGCCATCGAATAGATAAAAGCAATAAAAACACCGTTTGACGCAGGTAATACGCAGAAATATAGACACAATTAACTTCCTGCAACTACTCCAAAACCACAAATGAAGCTTTTCCTTCAATGGAaaaccagaaagaaaaaaaaggcgcATTTCTCACAATGTGGGTCGGACCCAATAAATCCGAATAAAGGCTAAATTGGGAAAATTTTATCCTCATAAGACCAAAACGATCAAATTTCTTTGCTACCCACTAACCCAAttttccca
This genomic stretch from Pyrus communis chromosome 2, drPyrComm1.1, whole genome shotgun sequence harbors:
- the LOC137725871 gene encoding upstream activation factor subunit spp27-like isoform X2 — protein: MVSDSELLTRLTEILCSSDLDTATAGSVRRKLEADFGVDLSDRKKFIRDEIDIYLETQTKPQGEEAEEEDEVGESSENAEQNDDVKEEDEEEEEEEEEEKESKSKRRKTVDKVVVKRGGFNKICSLSPQLQEFVGVPEMARTEVVKRIWAYIREKDLQDPKNRRNIRCDESLHSLFRVNSINMFQMNKVLSKHIWPLSREDEPVKQKKKVEESDHSISEGDVSNVAEQEEEEEVEVKKVSRRKENKKRRSTKVDKEVKKRGGGGGFTKLCSLSPELQKFTGVSALARTEVVKKLWIYIRENNLQDPKNKRDIICDESLRGLFDVDCINMFQMNKALSKHILPLSEEAPDNTSQKEKQSEEEEEEGSD
- the LOC137725871 gene encoding upstream activation factor subunit spp27-like isoform X1; its protein translation is MVSDSELLTRLTEILCSSDLDTATAGSVRRKLEADFGVDLSDRKKFIRDEIDIYLETQTKPQGEEAEEEDEVGESSENAEQNDDVKEEDEEEEEEEEEEKESKSKRRKTVDKVVVKRGGFNKICSLSPQLQEFVGVPEMARTEVVKRIWAYIREKDLQDPKNRRNIRCDESLHSLFRVNSINMFQMNKVLSKHIWPLSREDEPVKQKKKVEESDHSISEGDVSNVAEQEEEEEVEVKKVSRRKENKKRRSTKVDKEVKKRGGGGGFTKLCSLSPELQKFTGVSALARTEVVKKLWIYIRENNLQDPKNKRDIICDESLRGLFDVDCINMFQMNKALSKHILPLSEEAAPDNTSQKEKQSEEEEEEGSD